The nucleotide window GACAGGTCGCACCCGGCTCACCTCCGGGGACCGCCGTGAGCAGATCCTGGAGGTAGCGCAGCGCCTCTTCGCCGAACGCGCATACGAGGACGTGTCGACTGCCGAGCTCGCCAACGCTGCAGGGACCACGCGGACCAACCTCCACCATCACTTCGGAACGAAACGAGCGCTGTACCTCGAGGTCGTTCGCCGGTTCGCCCGTCTGCCGGCGCCCCCAGCTGTCGCGACCAACACGATCGACGTGCCGGCAGCGGTCGCTCAGACCTTCGATCGGTGGCTTGATCTGGTCGAACACAACAAAGAGACCTACCTGAGCATGATCGGGGCGAGCTCTATGCGCCGCGACCCCGAAGTCGAGGCAGTCCTGCGCACCGGCATGAGGGTGTGGGAGGAACGTCTCCTTGAAGTCCTGCAGGCCCCCAGCACCGAGGTCAACCGCGCGCAAGTCCGCGCATTCCAAGCCCTGCTGAGCACAGCGACAGATGAATGGCTACGTAGGGGAACGCTCACCCGCAACGACGTTCACGCCCTCCTGAGCAGCAGCCTCCTGTCGCTTCCGACGCAGCGACACACACCTTCTTGACAGATTGTCAGTAGTGGGTCACTCTGGGCAGCACCTTGGCGTGGCAGATGCCCTGGCCACGCCCTTCGCCCGAAGTGCTGCTGATAGGGAGGTTTGAGCTGTGAGTACGGCTATGACGTCGCGACGGGATGACCAGTCCCATCTCCGTCCAGCGCCCACTGTTCGCTCACGTCCCCACGACGACACCTCGTCCCTACGGCGTGTCCGAGACAAGTTCTTCTCGACCGGATCCGCGGACCCACTCGACATCCGAGCGGCAGGGCTCGACGTTGCGCTGCTCGACTCCTGGCGCAGATCTCTCCGCTA belongs to Gordonia westfalica and includes:
- a CDS encoding TetR/AcrR family transcriptional regulator; its protein translation is MTTTSSTGRTRLTSGDRREQILEVAQRLFAERAYEDVSTAELANAAGTTRTNLHHHFGTKRALYLEVVRRFARLPAPPAVATNTIDVPAAVAQTFDRWLDLVEHNKETYLSMIGASSMRRDPEVEAVLRTGMRVWEERLLEVLQAPSTEVNRAQVRAFQALLSTATDEWLRRGTLTRNDVHALLSSSLLSLPTQRHTPS